A portion of the Sebastes fasciatus isolate fSebFas1 chromosome 2, fSebFas1.pri, whole genome shotgun sequence genome contains these proteins:
- the LOC141783138 gene encoding CD81 antigen-like has product MGVEGCTKCIKYLLFFFNFIFWLAGGVILGVALWLRHDPKTSNLLELEFDGNPAPSTFYISVHILIAVGAVMMVVGFLGCYGAIQESQCLLGTFFACLVILFACEVAAGIWGFMHKDTVSGEMINYYNTVYEKAMVESVTEQDKTKAAASVLKVFHETLSCCGKGIGTSVLTRFTDTVGLTDICPSSGTTTDCHSRITELFTDKIYLIGIAALVVAVIMIFEMIFSMVLCCGIRNSPVY; this is encoded by the exons CTTGCAGGAGGTGTGATCCTGGGCGTGGCCCTGTGGTTAAGACACGACCCCAAGACCAGCAACCTGCTGGAGCTTGAATTCGATGGAAACCCCGCCCCCAGCACCTTCTACATCA gTGTCCACATCCTGATCGCTGTCGGCGCAGTGATGATGGTGGTCGGTTTCCTTGGCTGCTACGGTGCCATCCAAGAGTCCCAGTGTCTATTGGGAACT TTCTTCGCCTGCCTGGTCATCCTGTTCGCCTGCGAGGTTGCAGCTGGAATCTGGGGCTTCATGCACAAAGACACC GTGTCGGGGGAGATGATCAACTACTACAACACTGTGTACGAAAAGGCCATGGTAGAAAGCGTAACTGAGCAGGACAAGACAAAGGCCGCCGCCTCCGTGCTCAAGGTCTTCCATGAGACG CTGAGCTGCTGCGGTAAAGGCATAGGGACGTCTGTCCTGACACGCTTCACAGACACAGTAGGCCTGACTGACATCTGCCCCAGCTCTGGAACTACAACC GATTGCCACAGTAGGATCACGGAATTGTTCACAGATAAGATCTACCTGATTGGTATCGCCGCTCTGGTGGTTGCAGTTATTATG ATCTTCGAGATGATCTTCAGCATGGTGTTGTGCTGCGGGATCCGCAACAGCCCGGTGTACTAA